A DNA window from Pseudoalteromonas spongiae UST010723-006 contains the following coding sequences:
- a CDS encoding NADH:ubiquinone reductase (Na(+)-transporting) subunit D, producing MANSKEMKEVLFGPVFANNPIALQVLGICSALAVTSSLKNALIMSIALTLVTAFSSLFISMIRNHIPSSVRIIVQMTIIASLVIVVDQTLQAFVYATAKELSVFVGLIITNCIVMGRAEAYAMKSPPMMSFLDGVGNGLGYSVVLLTVGFIRELFGKGTLFDVEILPLVSEGGFYQPMGLLILPPSSFFIIGLFIWVLRTYKKDQVEKA from the coding sequence ATGGCTAATTCAAAAGAAATGAAAGAAGTCTTGTTTGGTCCTGTTTTTGCAAACAACCCAATTGCACTTCAAGTACTGGGCATTTGTTCTGCACTAGCAGTAACTTCAAGCCTTAAAAATGCGCTTATCATGTCAATCGCATTGACATTAGTAACGGCTTTCTCGAGCTTATTCATCTCGATGATCCGTAACCATATTCCATCAAGCGTACGTATTATCGTACAGATGACGATTATTGCATCATTAGTAATCGTTGTTGACCAAACGCTACAAGCGTTTGTTTACGCAACGGCGAAAGAGCTTTCGGTATTTGTTGGTCTAATCATTACTAACTGTATTGTAATGGGCCGCGCGGAAGCATATGCAATGAAGTCGCCACCAATGATGTCTTTCCTAGACGGTGTTGGTAATGGTCTTGGTTACTCAGTAGTACTACTAACTGTTGGTTTCATTCGTGAACTATTCGGTAAAGGTACGCTGTTTGATGTTGAAATCTTACCGTTAGTTTCTGAAGGTGGTTTCTATCAGCCAATGGGTCTTCTAATTCTTCCACCAAGTTCTTTCTTCATCATTGGTTTATTCATTTGGGTACTTCGTACTTATAAGAAAGACCAAGTAGAGAAAGCATAA
- a CDS encoding DUF3192 domain-containing protein, with amino-acid sequence MKYLVLASALTLPLLTGCVVAVGGEGKSDYSSSWERTHEKNRKAIANMEIGKEYQHVINKLGTPNFSELVKQNDTEYRVLYYATNSIHSDGKTTKDECTPLVFKNNQLTGWGEHALEQLKN; translated from the coding sequence ATGAAATACTTAGTTTTAGCTTCAGCTCTCACATTGCCACTTTTAACAGGCTGTGTTGTCGCAGTAGGCGGCGAAGGCAAATCAGACTATTCATCTAGCTGGGAAAGAACCCATGAAAAAAACCGCAAAGCGATTGCCAATATGGAAATTGGAAAAGAGTATCAACACGTAATCAATAAACTTGGCACGCCAAACTTTTCTGAGCTAGTAAAACAAAACGACACGGAATATCGTGTTCTTTACTATGCAACAAACTCTATTCACTCTGACGGTAAAACAACAAAAGACGAATGTACGCCGCTTGTGTTTAAAAATAATCAACTAACAGGCTGGGGCGAGCACGCTCTTGAGCAGTTAAAGAATTAA
- the nqrE gene encoding NADH:ubiquinone reductase (Na(+)-transporting) subunit E: MEHYINLFIKAVFIENLALSFFLGMCTFLAVSKKVTTSLGLGVAVIFVLGVAVPVNNLVYHNLLAPGALEWLGYPEADLSFLKFLTFIGVIAALVQILEMALDKFFPPLYNALGIFLPLITVNCAIFGAVAFMVERNYNFTESVVFGIGSGVGWALAIVALAGIREKMKYADIPDGLRGLGITFITVGLMGLGFMSFSGISL, from the coding sequence ATGGAACATTATATTAATCTATTTATCAAAGCGGTTTTCATTGAAAACTTAGCGCTTTCTTTCTTCCTAGGTATGTGTACATTCCTAGCGGTATCAAAGAAAGTTACTACCTCTTTAGGTCTTGGTGTTGCTGTAATCTTCGTATTAGGTGTTGCAGTACCAGTAAACAACTTGGTTTACCACAACTTGCTTGCACCTGGTGCACTTGAGTGGTTAGGTTATCCTGAAGCTGACTTAAGCTTTCTTAAGTTCCTAACATTCATCGGTGTTATCGCAGCACTTGTGCAAATCCTTGAAATGGCACTTGATAAGTTCTTCCCACCGCTATACAACGCGCTGGGTATCTTCTTACCACTTATCACCGTAAACTGTGCGATTTTTGGTGCAGTAGCATTCATGGTTGAGCGTAACTATAACTTCACTGAATCAGTGGTATTTGGTATTGGTTCTGGTGTTGGTTGGGCGCTTGCGATTGTTGCGCTAGCGGGTATTCGTGAGAAGATGAAGTATGCTGATATTCCTGATGGTCTTCGTGGTTTAGGTATTACCTTTATTACTGTAGGTCTTATGGGTCTTGGCTTTATGTCATTCTCTGGTATTTCACTTTAA
- a CDS encoding M56 family metallopeptidase, which translates to MDILPSLLESNTLYFISLTLLHFLWQGLVIAGLLFCVNKLTSNKHSQFRYIFSLFCLLLCVIAPTITFYILSQPDEVINVSTLAINDVIASSMAPSGISNTAHQIQLADYTPLVAVLWMTGIIVLSMRLTLQMLQVHKLTTTNIVQPSDKLELIFNQLKERLFVTKRARLVISLTAHVPMAIGWIKPVVLLPANLASGLSIAQLEMLMAHELAHIKRYDYLVNLIQTFVELVLFFHPAVKWISKQIRQEREYCCDDLAIHHCGNQLVYARALAEAEVLRHNIPELAMAATGGDLSSRIHRAVGQHSCAPRYGNQWLAALAAAFVIPSIFTASKVIAMTQTEPAPVLPANQQHVMVLDAKVAENKKPQQPIAQQNNKNQKTNKEQQTSNPLETAVAKVKENAQEKSPINTTATAKSTEKAHAQIVKTVSDLKPKPKLITKPISRAKTRNSSKTSVTEKKGKETAKQQKIASKQAEQKAKSAVVAKVQADKAAKSTKVKTQQISKRKSNQLAAKSNQPVKTPSVAKTEHAEKLTTAPVLKKQPEKTKVELEPKFTSAKLIHSVIPEHPRMPSSRQNHVDVAVTFTIDEQGHVRDIEYKDNVNSRFKRSIARALKEWRFEPAMKGNKKVSTKMSKIFGFSDPGQYLRPVTGSRIANRYR; encoded by the coding sequence ATGGATATACTGCCCTCATTATTAGAAAGTAATACTCTCTATTTTATTTCTCTCACTCTATTACATTTTTTATGGCAAGGCTTAGTTATTGCAGGCCTACTTTTTTGTGTAAATAAACTTACCAGCAATAAGCACAGCCAATTCCGTTATATTTTCTCATTATTCTGTTTACTGCTTTGTGTTATTGCGCCAACCATTACGTTTTATATTCTGTCGCAACCTGACGAAGTAATTAATGTAAGCACACTTGCAATAAATGACGTTATTGCGTCATCAATGGCGCCTTCAGGTATATCTAACACTGCGCATCAGATTCAGTTAGCTGATTATACGCCGCTAGTTGCCGTGCTATGGATGACTGGCATTATTGTGTTAAGCATGCGCCTTACTTTACAAATGCTGCAAGTACATAAGCTTACAACAACCAATATTGTGCAGCCATCAGACAAGCTAGAGTTAATTTTCAACCAACTTAAAGAGCGTCTTTTTGTAACTAAACGCGCCCGCTTGGTTATATCATTAACAGCACACGTGCCTATGGCAATTGGCTGGATAAAGCCCGTGGTGTTGCTGCCTGCAAATTTGGCAAGCGGGTTATCAATCGCTCAACTAGAAATGCTAATGGCACACGAGCTTGCACATATCAAACGTTATGATTATTTAGTCAACCTAATACAAACATTTGTTGAGTTAGTATTATTCTTCCACCCAGCAGTTAAGTGGATTTCTAAACAAATTCGACAAGAACGTGAATATTGCTGTGATGATTTAGCAATCCACCACTGTGGCAACCAGTTAGTATATGCCAGAGCATTAGCCGAAGCAGAAGTGCTTAGGCACAACATTCCTGAGCTTGCAATGGCAGCAACAGGTGGTGACTTGTCATCACGTATCCATCGCGCCGTAGGTCAGCACAGCTGTGCGCCACGCTATGGGAACCAATGGCTCGCCGCACTCGCTGCGGCATTCGTTATTCCAAGCATATTTACCGCCTCTAAAGTTATTGCAATGACACAGACCGAGCCGGCGCCAGTTCTACCTGCTAACCAGCAACACGTTATGGTGCTGGACGCAAAGGTTGCAGAAAATAAAAAGCCTCAGCAACCTATTGCTCAGCAAAACAATAAAAATCAGAAAACCAACAAAGAACAACAAACCAGTAACCCGCTTGAAACAGCAGTTGCTAAAGTAAAAGAAAACGCTCAAGAAAAATCGCCGATTAACACTACTGCTACAGCTAAATCAACTGAGAAAGCTCATGCTCAGATTGTAAAAACTGTGAGCGACTTAAAGCCAAAGCCTAAACTAATTACAAAGCCAATATCGCGCGCAAAAACGCGTAACTCAAGCAAAACAAGCGTTACTGAAAAAAAGGGAAAAGAGACTGCTAAACAGCAAAAAATAGCAAGTAAACAGGCGGAGCAAAAAGCGAAGTCAGCGGTGGTTGCAAAAGTTCAAGCAGATAAGGCTGCTAAATCAACGAAAGTAAAAACTCAGCAAATTAGCAAGCGCAAAAGCAATCAATTAGCGGCTAAATCAAACCAACCTGTTAAAACACCATCGGTAGCAAAAACCGAACACGCGGAAAAGTTAACTACTGCGCCAGTACTAAAAAAACAGCCCGAAAAAACAAAAGTGGAATTAGAGCCAAAATTTACTAGTGCTAAGCTCATTCATTCAGTTATTCCTGAACACCCAAGAATGCCATCATCACGACAAAATCATGTGGATGTTGCCGTAACATTTACTATTGATGAGCAAGGTCATGTTAGAGATATAGAGTACAAGGATAATGTAAATAGCCGTTTCAAGCGCTCCATTGCACGCGCACTTAAAGAGTGGCGTTTTGAGCCTGCAATGAAGGGCAATAAAAAGGTTTCAACTAAGATGAGTAAAATCTTCGGTTTTAGTGACCCAGGCCAATACCTACGACCTGTTACAGGCAGCAGAATTGCTAACAGATATAGATAA
- the nqrM gene encoding (Na+)-NQR maturation NqrM: MSIFFLTFGLLVIIALAMAVGVIVQKKSMASSCGGLGAMGIDKVCDCDDPCEARKQRLAKERRWNKDRII, translated from the coding sequence ATGTCTATATTTTTTCTTACTTTTGGATTACTCGTTATTATTGCACTAGCAATGGCTGTGGGCGTAATTGTACAAAAGAAATCAATGGCGAGTAGCTGTGGTGGCTTAGGTGCGATGGGCATAGATAAAGTATGTGACTGCGACGACCCATGTGAAGCACGTAAACAGCGTTTGGCAAAAGAACGTCGCTGGAATAAAGATCGCATCATTTAA
- a CDS encoding M17 family metallopeptidase — translation MTSPKALQAASISDLPQYVDSLIIISPDLALLPNDFRDSVMATAQFDKRIGQKALLLVNDNAPGKRLVIAPTGPLERDYDDVRRYFDAAKQGVLEAKQAGATNPAILVLGQLDKRYQQATTVAYLGACQALWQPLEAREFHGAAIEPIQSITVIGEFDSHYANAIAQGQYAARDLCGTEPERMAPPKFAEYCESLFANSAVSVEVISDTQFIDKNYPMLSTVARASYAVERHHPRVVKLEYVPEGDIERTLLFVGKGLVYDTGGADLKVGGAMAGMSRDKGGAASVAGFMKSIAEHQPKGVKVVAYLAVVRNSIGSDCFVPDEIITSREGVRVRIGNTDAEGRLAMGDLLSEIKDVAKGEVNPVVFTVATLTGHAARAMGPYTALVENGASRALNLSHNIAMQGDLWADGSEVSRERREDYSFIAPKTLADDVLSSNNAPSAITARGHQFPMAFLAVASGLDKHGANSELPIPYIHVDIAGSGVEGGDWQHGKPTAASLASIYATFCK, via the coding sequence ATGACTTCACCAAAGGCCCTGCAAGCGGCATCAATTTCAGATTTACCTCAATATGTTGATAGTTTAATTATTATCTCGCCAGACTTGGCATTACTCCCAAATGATTTTCGCGATAGTGTAATGGCTACTGCGCAATTCGATAAGCGCATAGGTCAAAAAGCATTATTGTTGGTGAATGACAATGCACCCGGAAAACGATTAGTGATTGCACCAACAGGCCCTTTAGAGCGTGACTATGACGATGTGCGTCGTTATTTCGATGCGGCAAAACAAGGTGTACTAGAAGCAAAACAAGCGGGTGCAACAAATCCTGCAATTTTAGTACTAGGCCAATTAGATAAGCGTTATCAGCAAGCGACAACAGTAGCGTATTTAGGTGCTTGCCAAGCATTATGGCAACCGCTAGAAGCACGTGAATTCCACGGTGCGGCAATTGAACCAATTCAATCTATTACTGTTATTGGCGAATTTGATAGCCATTATGCAAATGCTATTGCACAAGGTCAGTACGCTGCGCGCGACCTTTGCGGTACTGAGCCTGAGCGTATGGCACCTCCTAAATTTGCAGAATACTGTGAAAGCTTATTCGCTAACAGCGCAGTATCGGTAGAGGTGATTTCCGATACTCAATTTATTGATAAAAATTACCCGATGCTTAGCACTGTAGCGCGCGCATCATACGCGGTAGAGCGTCATCACCCGCGTGTTGTTAAGCTTGAATATGTGCCTGAAGGCGATATTGAACGTACGCTATTATTTGTTGGTAAAGGCCTTGTTTACGATACAGGTGGTGCAGACTTAAAAGTAGGTGGTGCAATGGCGGGCATGAGCCGTGATAAAGGTGGCGCTGCATCAGTTGCTGGCTTTATGAAGAGTATTGCAGAGCATCAACCTAAAGGGGTTAAAGTAGTAGCCTACTTAGCAGTTGTTCGTAATTCAATTGGCTCTGACTGTTTTGTACCAGATGAAATTATCACAAGCCGTGAAGGCGTGCGCGTACGTATTGGTAATACTGATGCGGAAGGGCGCTTGGCAATGGGCGATCTCTTAAGTGAAATTAAAGATGTCGCTAAGGGTGAAGTTAACCCTGTTGTATTTACCGTTGCAACATTAACAGGACACGCTGCACGAGCAATGGGCCCTTATACTGCGCTTGTTGAAAATGGTGCATCAAGAGCGCTTAACTTATCGCACAATATCGCAATGCAAGGTGACTTATGGGCTGATGGTTCTGAAGTATCGCGCGAACGCCGCGAAGACTATAGCTTTATCGCACCTAAAACGTTAGCAGACGATGTATTGTCGAGTAACAATGCGCCATCAGCAATTACCGCCCGTGGTCACCAGTTCCCAATGGCATTTTTGGCTGTGGCATCAGGCCTTGATAAGCACGGCGCAAACTCAGAGCTGCCAATTCCGTACATTCATGTTGACATTGCTGGTAGTGGTGTTGAGGGCGGCGACTGGCAACACGGCAAACCAACTGCAGCATCACTTGCAAGTATTTACGCGACATTTTGTAAATAA
- the dinB gene encoding DNA polymerase IV: protein MKKFIHIDMDCFYAAVEMRDNPELRDKPIAIGGKHRRGVLATANYIARQYGVRSAMSNYKALQLCPELLIVPGRMAVYKEVSNQIREIFAKYTDLIEPLSLDEAYLDVTDCTQHSGSATLIANAIRDEIFETTGLTASAGIAPIKFVAKIASDENKPNGYCLIPPHRVQGFLKALNLKKIPGVGKVTLEKLNASGLFVGEDVLNLGLNQMQVKFGTWGAELFKKCNGEVIGKINTSRIRKSLSVEHTYEYDKTSLEQCLQELPKLKDELDTRLQSKGLLNKVSKLSVKVKFNDFVTTTADYSCTHLDDDIFTRLIEKAYLRGGNKGVRLLGLGVGLSENSYEQEQLAMFES, encoded by the coding sequence TTGAAAAAATTTATACATATTGATATGGATTGTTTTTATGCAGCAGTCGAAATGCGAGACAATCCAGAGTTGAGAGATAAGCCAATCGCAATTGGCGGTAAACACCGTCGTGGTGTGTTGGCAACGGCAAACTATATTGCGCGTCAATATGGAGTGCGCTCAGCCATGTCTAACTATAAAGCGTTGCAACTGTGTCCAGAATTACTGATTGTTCCCGGAAGAATGGCTGTATACAAAGAAGTGTCTAATCAAATTAGAGAGATTTTCGCCAAATACACAGATCTGATTGAACCGCTTTCTTTAGATGAAGCCTATTTAGATGTAACCGATTGCACACAGCACTCAGGCAGTGCAACACTTATCGCTAATGCGATTCGCGATGAGATTTTTGAAACAACAGGATTAACGGCATCGGCGGGAATCGCACCCATTAAATTTGTGGCGAAAATAGCCAGTGATGAAAACAAACCAAATGGTTATTGTTTGATCCCTCCTCATCGGGTGCAAGGGTTTTTGAAAGCGCTTAACCTTAAAAAAATTCCCGGTGTAGGCAAAGTAACCTTAGAGAAATTGAATGCATCAGGTTTGTTTGTTGGTGAAGATGTATTAAACCTTGGTTTAAATCAAATGCAGGTGAAGTTTGGTACCTGGGGTGCAGAGTTATTTAAAAAGTGTAATGGTGAGGTGATTGGCAAGATAAATACATCACGTATTAGAAAGTCACTTTCAGTTGAGCATACCTACGAATATGATAAGACATCGCTAGAACAATGCTTACAAGAGCTGCCAAAATTAAAAGATGAGCTTGATACAAGGCTACAAAGTAAAGGGTTGTTAAACAAAGTATCTAAGCTTTCGGTAAAAGTTAAGTTTAACGATTTTGTTACAACAACCGCGGATTACAGCTGCACGCATTTAGATGATGATATTTTTACTCGTTTAATTGAAAAAGCCTACTTACGAGGCGGAAATAAAGGCGTGAGATTACTCGGTTTAGGTGTTGGCTTGTCTGAAAATAGCTACGAACAAGAGCAGCTTGCAATGTTTGAATCTTGA
- a CDS encoding BlaI/MecI/CopY family transcriptional regulator, giving the protein MNKNKRVPTSAELNILNVLWRIQPATVRTLHEHISESQKIGYTTVLKMLQIMHEKGLVTRDESTRAHVYSAAYSVEHTQSSLLSDIVNKAFGGSRFDLVMRALGDEKTSAKEINEIRTLLDSLENNNK; this is encoded by the coding sequence ATGAATAAGAATAAACGCGTACCAACAAGTGCAGAACTCAACATTCTTAATGTGCTGTGGCGTATTCAGCCCGCCACTGTTCGCACTTTGCATGAACATATCAGTGAAAGCCAAAAAATCGGCTACACCACTGTGCTTAAAATGCTACAAATCATGCACGAAAAAGGTCTTGTTACACGTGATGAATCAACTCGTGCGCATGTCTACAGCGCGGCATATTCTGTGGAACACACCCAATCATCTTTACTGTCAGACATTGTTAACAAAGCTTTTGGTGGATCACGTTTTGATCTGGTGATGCGCGCACTTGGCGATGAAAAAACCAGTGCTAAAGAAATTAATGAAATTCGTACTCTGTTAGATTCTCTCGAAAATAATAATAAGTAA
- a CDS encoding Na(+)-translocating NADH-quinone reductase subunit C encodes MASNNESIGKTLGVVVGLCLVCAVVVSLAAVQLRPLQQANKTQDVQRNILAAAGFADVKNVSETFNANIEARVVDMKTGEFVDTDPNSFDFEMTKFDAKRSIKLDKQDDKAGVQRMTTESPVYFAKNDSGKVETIILPVQGYGLWGIMYGFLALDTDTKTVKAINFYKHNETPGLGGEIQNPKWTATWEDKQLPVDIVKGTAGNNVHKVDGLSGATLTSVGVDNTFKFWTSEKAFGPFLAKVREGALN; translated from the coding sequence GTGGCTAGTAATAACGAATCTATCGGCAAAACACTTGGTGTTGTAGTTGGCTTATGTTTAGTGTGCGCGGTAGTTGTATCGCTTGCCGCTGTGCAACTTCGTCCGCTACAGCAAGCAAACAAAACACAAGACGTTCAGCGTAATATTCTAGCTGCAGCTGGTTTTGCTGACGTTAAAAATGTGTCTGAAACATTCAATGCAAACATTGAAGCTCGCGTTGTTGATATGAAAACAGGTGAGTTCGTTGACACTGATCCGAACAGCTTTGATTTTGAAATGACTAAGTTCGATGCTAAACGCAGCATCAAATTAGACAAGCAAGACGATAAAGCAGGTGTTCAGCGCATGACAACTGAGTCGCCAGTTTATTTTGCAAAAAATGACAGCGGTAAAGTAGAAACAATCATTCTACCAGTTCAAGGTTACGGCCTTTGGGGTATTATGTACGGTTTCTTAGCGTTAGATACTGACACTAAAACAGTTAAAGCGATTAACTTCTACAAGCACAATGAAACGCCGGGTCTTGGTGGTGAAATCCAAAACCCTAAGTGGACTGCGACTTGGGAAGACAAGCAATTACCAGTTGATATCGTGAAAGGTACAGCGGGTAACAATGTGCATAAAGTGGATGGTTTATCTGGTGCAACGCTTACTTCTGTAGGTGTTGATAACACATTCAAGTTCTGGACAAGCGAAAAAGCGTTTGGTCCATTCCTAGCGAAAGTACGTGAAGGAGCATTGAACTAA
- the nqrF gene encoding NADH:ubiquinone reductase (Na(+)-transporting) subunit F: METVVLGVSMFIAIVVILVLIIIAAKSKLVPSGNVTIGVNGDPEKAIITQPGSKLLGALADAGIFVSSACGGGGSCGQCRVDVHSGGGDILPTELDHITKGEAREGCRLACQVAVKGDMEIELEESIFGVKKWECTVISNDNKATFIKELKLAIPDGESVPFRAGGYIQIEAPAHHVKYADFDIPEEYRGDWEHFGFFGLESKVDEETIRAYSMANYPEEEGIIMLNVRIATPPPRDLSLPCGKMSSYIWSLKEGDKVTISGPFGEFFAKDTDAEMVFVGGGAGMAPMRSHIFDQLKRLNSDRKMSFWYGARSKREMFYVEDFDGLQAENDNFVWHCALSDPQPEDNWEGYTGFIHNVLYENYLRDHEAPEDCEYYMCGPPMMNAAVINMLKDLGVEDENILLDDFGG; encoded by the coding sequence ATGGAAACAGTTGTATTAGGCGTAAGCATGTTTATCGCTATTGTTGTGATCTTAGTCCTGATTATCATCGCGGCTAAATCAAAACTAGTACCTAGCGGTAACGTAACGATTGGTGTTAATGGTGATCCTGAAAAAGCGATTATCACACAGCCAGGTTCAAAACTTTTAGGCGCATTAGCCGATGCAGGTATCTTCGTATCATCTGCATGTGGTGGCGGTGGCTCATGTGGTCAGTGTCGCGTAGACGTTCATTCAGGTGGTGGTGACATTCTACCAACTGAGCTTGACCATATTACTAAAGGTGAAGCGCGTGAAGGTTGTCGTTTAGCGTGTCAGGTTGCTGTTAAAGGTGACATGGAAATTGAACTTGAAGAGTCAATTTTCGGTGTTAAAAAGTGGGAATGTACAGTTATCTCAAATGATAACAAAGCGACATTCATCAAAGAGCTTAAGCTTGCAATTCCTGATGGCGAATCTGTACCTTTCCGTGCAGGTGGTTACATCCAGATTGAAGCACCAGCTCACCACGTTAAATATGCAGACTTCGATATTCCTGAAGAGTATCGTGGTGACTGGGAGCACTTTGGCTTCTTTGGTCTTGAGTCAAAAGTTGATGAAGAGACTATCCGTGCATATTCAATGGCTAACTACCCAGAAGAAGAAGGCATTATCATGCTTAACGTGCGTATCGCTACGCCGCCACCGCGTGATTTAAGCTTACCTTGCGGTAAGATGTCATCTTACATCTGGTCACTTAAAGAAGGTGACAAGGTGACAATTTCTGGTCCGTTTGGTGAGTTCTTTGCGAAAGACACAGACGCAGAAATGGTATTCGTTGGTGGTGGTGCAGGTATGGCGCCAATGCGTTCGCACATTTTCGACCAGCTTAAGCGTCTTAACTCTGACCGTAAGATGAGCTTCTGGTACGGTGCGCGTTCTAAGCGTGAAATGTTCTACGTTGAAGATTTCGATGGCCTACAGGCTGAGAATGATAACTTCGTATGGCACTGTGCATTATCAGATCCACAACCAGAAGATAACTGGGAAGGTTACACAGGCTTTATCCATAATGTTCTTTATGAAAACTATTTACGTGATCATGAAGCACCGGAAGACTGTGAATACTACATGTGTGGTCCGCCGATGATGAACGCGGCAGTAATTAACATGCTGAAAGACTTGGGTGTTGAAGATGAAAACATCCTACTTGATGACTTCGGTGGTTAA
- a CDS encoding FAD:protein FMN transferase has product MKRIYYFAFFLILLTLVGCEQAAKETKMQEVLLQGKTMGTTFTIKVFVPEQRVQELSLFSDVTSLLKDVNQSMSTYIPDSEINQFNRLAANQNFPISEDFRRVTAESIRLGLSTKTLDVTMGPLIDLWGFGPDNRPESIPSDEEIAEIKQHMGVDKLKLSEHGLTKTVEGLEISYSATAKGFGIDKVAEYLDSLSLTNYMVEIGGEIRTSGHKPNNVPWVLAIEQPDSEPGTREFHKLIRVNDIAMATSGDYRIFYDVDGVHYSHLIHPETGKPVRQDLVSVTVLHASAMTADGLATALTIMGTEQAKQYAEQHNLAVYLISKTPEGLETYASNAFQPYL; this is encoded by the coding sequence ATGAAACGAATATACTATTTTGCTTTTTTTCTGATTCTACTGACTTTAGTTGGCTGTGAACAAGCGGCTAAAGAGACCAAGATGCAAGAGGTGTTGTTGCAAGGCAAGACTATGGGAACCACCTTTACAATTAAGGTATTTGTGCCAGAGCAAAGAGTGCAGGAACTGAGTTTATTCAGTGATGTAACAAGCCTATTGAAAGACGTAAACCAATCAATGTCTACGTATATTCCTGACTCTGAAATCAACCAATTTAACCGTTTAGCTGCGAATCAAAACTTTCCCATTTCTGAAGATTTCCGCCGCGTTACCGCTGAGTCAATTCGTTTAGGCTTAAGTACAAAGACGCTTGATGTGACTATGGGTCCTTTAATCGATTTATGGGGTTTTGGGCCTGATAACCGTCCTGAAAGCATTCCAAGTGATGAGGAGATTGCTGAAATAAAGCAACATATGGGTGTTGATAAGCTTAAGCTATCAGAGCATGGCCTGACGAAAACAGTTGAAGGGTTAGAGATAAGTTATTCGGCAACAGCGAAAGGCTTTGGTATTGACAAAGTAGCAGAGTATTTAGATTCATTGTCGCTAACCAATTATATGGTTGAAATTGGCGGTGAAATTCGTACTTCTGGCCACAAGCCAAATAACGTGCCTTGGGTGCTAGCGATTGAACAACCAGATAGTGAACCTGGTACACGTGAATTTCATAAGTTAATTCGTGTAAATGACATCGCTATGGCGACTTCAGGTGACTATCGTATATTTTATGATGTGGATGGCGTACATTACTCCCACCTTATACACCCTGAAACGGGCAAGCCGGTGCGCCAAGATTTAGTGTCAGTAACAGTACTACATGCCTCGGCGATGACAGCGGACGGTTTAGCAACTGCATTAACTATAATGGGTACTGAGCAAGCGAAACAATATGCAGAGCAACATAATCTGGCAGTATACTTAATTAGTAAAACACCAGAAGGTTTAGAAACCTACGCCAGCAACGCGTTTCAGCCGTACCTTTAA
- a CDS encoding LytR/AlgR family response regulator transcription factor produces MDRYNLVVGHNDPAFSDILSQQIDNSLFELTTVESCFAKLITACKKTSAKVLFVQNELIQEHDWPTLQSLADSTEIILLSSNRVDAAKAFECDLFDFILEPMVNSRLGKTLDKLAKMLAPEKQQFELMSSLVQRFSSNQLDDQQIVLKDAGRIKFLTPDEISWVGGAGNYVELHLSQDERTILHRQTLSSMEQQLSPFGFIRIHRSAIIKKQAIREIRPTDNGDYIVTLKDGANLNLSRRYKQNMQGLIG; encoded by the coding sequence ATGGATAGATACAATCTAGTCGTCGGTCACAACGACCCAGCATTCTCAGACATTCTGTCACAACAAATCGATAACTCACTTTTTGAGCTAACAACTGTTGAATCTTGCTTTGCCAAATTAATAACAGCCTGTAAAAAAACCAGTGCCAAAGTACTTTTTGTACAAAATGAGCTTATTCAAGAACATGATTGGCCTACTCTTCAATCATTGGCAGACTCAACTGAAATCATATTATTATCTAGTAATCGCGTTGATGCAGCTAAGGCATTTGAATGTGATTTATTTGATTTTATTTTAGAGCCTATGGTCAATTCTCGTTTAGGCAAAACATTAGATAAACTAGCCAAAATGCTCGCGCCTGAGAAACAGCAATTTGAGTTGATGAGCTCACTGGTGCAACGATTTTCGTCTAACCAATTAGATGACCAGCAAATCGTTTTAAAAGACGCTGGTAGAATAAAGTTTTTAACACCAGATGAAATATCTTGGGTTGGCGGCGCTGGAAACTACGTTGAATTGCACCTCAGCCAAGATGAGCGAACGATTTTACATCGCCAAACATTATCTTCAATGGAACAGCAGCTATCGCCATTTGGCTTTATTCGCATTCATCGCTCTGCGATCATCAAAAAACAAGCAATACGCGAAATTCGTCCTACCGATAACGGCGACTATATTGTTACCTTAAAAGACGGAGCCAATCTCAATTTATCCCGACGTTACAAGCAAAACATGCAAGGATTAATTGGTTGA